A single region of the Thermococcus paralvinellae genome encodes:
- a CDS encoding NifB/NifX family molybdenum-iron cluster-binding protein has protein sequence MKIAVPSSANGGLDDTIAPVFARAPVFTIIEVENGEIKDVKTIQNPAVNAPSGAGAMAVQMLINEGIDTVIVPQFGPNALGAIQAAGIRVYTFQPGTQIKEAVESVIKGAPQTAQPQVTAPAYGPAYGFGYGWGRGRGWGRGGGRGGRGWGARLGYCPWTGTPNRRTLRWLYGWW, from the coding sequence ATGAAAATTGCGGTTCCAAGCTCAGCCAATGGGGGATTAGATGATACAATTGCACCAGTTTTCGCCAGAGCACCAGTTTTCACTATAATTGAAGTTGAAAACGGCGAAATAAAGGATGTCAAGACAATTCAGAATCCGGCAGTTAATGCTCCCAGTGGGGCAGGTGCAATGGCCGTGCAAATGCTCATAAATGAAGGGATTGATACAGTAATTGTTCCTCAATTTGGGCCAAACGCTTTGGGGGCAATTCAAGCTGCGGGAATTAGGGTTTATACATTTCAACCAGGAACCCAAATAAAAGAAGCCGTTGAGAGTGTGATTAAGGGTGCTCCTCAAACAGCTCAGCCCCAAGTTACAGCACCAGCCTATGGGCCAGCTTATGGCTTTGGTTACGGCTGGGGTAGAGGCCGTGGTTGGGGAAGAGGTGGCGGCAGAGGAGGAAGAGGCTGGGGCGCTCGGTTAGGATACTGCCCATGGACAGGAACGCCTAACAGGAGGACACTTAGGTGGCTTTATGGCTGGTGGTGA